Sequence from the Cucumis sativus cultivar 9930 chromosome 1, Cucumber_9930_V3, whole genome shotgun sequence genome:
aagaaccaaaatgaATATACATTGTATATGCCTTCATTCAACCTTAACCGCTTCTAAAGATTTTAACTCATCCAACAGCCGCTTTATCTCGAGTTCAACTTCCTGAATGTTGCTCCTAAGCTGTGTTGCCTGCACCATGTGACATTGCAGTAATTTAGCAATGAATGAacataaattgtttaattttcaatgtCCAATTTATGAGTAACATCAGTAAGAGATAACACGGATTCTATCTCAAAGCTAATTAGCTATCCAAGTAACCTTGAGGTCCCCTCCAATTTCAACAATCAAAAAGTGGAGATATGCCACAAGGTCAAAAACAGTGAAGTATGATTTTCTTCGTaagatttctctttttcattcaagAATTGTTCCACTTTATACCTTGAGATTAAGTTCTTCCTCCCGCTTTTCATACTCTGAACAACTATACAGAAAAACAAGGCAAAATTAGTGTCGTAACTTGTAAAACTTAACATGACAGTTCATTTCCTGCTGATCTGAAACTATATGTGGATTGGATGAAGTTCAGTTTTAAACCATCAAATATATTTCCTCTTAACTTACTTTACACGAAGCTTCGTATTTTGTTCCAACAAAATGTTACCCTGTTGGTTGTTCTGATGACGAGCACTTCCAGACTGCACAAtgacacaaaattaaagttgtgGCATTTAAAATATCGTGAGAGAAAAAAACTGCAAGTAACAATATGGTGACTAAATAGGTTTCCATGAATGGATTAGTAATTTATATATAGGAATAGGAAGGCCAACCAATACGAATAAAATACAAGTCTCAATAGAATTTTATATCATTCTGGTCCATTATAGATAGAACTGGATTAACACAATAGAAGCAAACCATGAGCTGAAAtgaatacaacaaaaaatggagaaaattttgtcttaaGCCCTTTCACCTGTTCATCTTCTATGAGAACATCGGCCTTTCTCTTCATACATACTCCTGCACCAACAGCAAACTTTAGAACTATAGAAAGCGGACATTAAGTAATGTGATGAATAGATAATCAACCAAGTAGATACCTTCTCTAGATTTTCCGGGTGTTTCCAGGGTGAATTGTTCAGGTCTTCCGTTAGTCTCTGTGACTGCAAACGGGACGCGTTGATTCATCATCTGAGGATGTTCCAATGGAACACGTTGATTCAACATCTGAGGATGTTCCTTGCCAGCAGGTACTCTTATGTTGAATGGTGTTTTTGAGGGCGTTGTCACACGGAATTGTTTTCTAACTTGATACCCAACAAGTCCGCAATGACAATCCCTGCcagatagatagatagataggcAAAATGATGGAAAGACACGAGAAATAACTAAAGCCGAGTGACTCATGCATCCATAAAAGGAAAGGCAAAAAAGAAACCTACAAATGTGATCATAATGGCCAAAAGCTTTTAGCAAATAGTTTACCAGTATTCCCAAGTCATATCTTTCAAACGAGCTTCAAGCTTCTGTAAAACAGGAGTTCTCTCAAAGTCTTGTTTATTATGTGTAGGCTCAATAAAATTTGCTTCGAGAATACCTTTAGATATAAAGGAATATATCAATGACCATCAGCTCACGTGTAAAACAAAGcaaattatgaaagaaaatgccCTACCAACAACACCTCTTCCTCTACTTTCTGAATAGCTCACAACCCTCCAAAATGGCTGgcaaattacataaaaagaTATTAGTCTGATCACTGATGCATTGTGTTTGTGAGACCAAATATGGAAGAATAAACCAGTCAGATCCTTTACATATATGCTATAAAGAACCACACGTGGGAGCATATATGGAGCCTGAAAGCTGATGTAAGATTGTAAAAGACCACAAGAGCAACTATAAAATACTTTCACAAAAGCTTAAGTATAGTTGAAATAGATTACATTCACAATGGGCgtgattaatatatattttaaaggaagcatctagttttaaaaaatattttgattaaatatatCTTCATCTctatatcataaaaatatatacatgaaaaGAACCAGAATCCAATCTTTCACCAATATATATGGACCAATAGACAAGTGAcaagaaatagtaaaatctGAGACCGAGAAGAAACAAATGGACGTTTGATCATGAAGAAAACTTCAGcttgaatattgattaattaataccaTACCCATTTTTCAACATAGAGCTAATAtatcaataagaaaaaacgGGATACCCAGAAACACATCAAATGGAAACAGAAAAGGTCTATAATGGTTAAAATGAGGAAGGAGAAGGAACGATAATATGCTATAGGTCAGAAAAATGTGGACAAAAAGTGAGAGAGAACTTACCAGAATCAAACGATTTTTGTGGTAAACATTAAAACCATGTATATTGACATCTGGGGCCTCCTTCAGGAACCCAATTGTAGTAACAACCACACCCTgaatagagaaaaaagagttaaataTGTTTCCATCTTCATCACTTCactctttctttatttattctttcttttttctcatttgttttatttcttacaAGATACACGATAAATTAGATGGATGATTGATATATgggaaaaggagagaaaagtACATGAGTTCACAAAAAGCACTTGAGAGACTTAGTTACTTCCAAAAACTAGGcttagatatatttatttataaccTCTTACAAGCAAATCCAAAAACATAgaccaaaaataattttaaaagaagtgTCCCCACAAAGAGCTATAAGGTTCTCATTGCTAATCCTGTTGACAACAAACGACAAGTTTCCATTCTGAGGGCCATTTATTTGCTGAGCCAAATAACTATCAACATGGAAAAtcaccaaaaaaattaaaagaaagaaagaaaaaacatgaatgAAAAGATAAATGCTACCTCCACATGTCCACCACTATGAGGCTTATACAAAATGTATTGGATATATTTGAGATCATCAGCAAGATTGTGATGCAGAACAACCCTCCCACGCAATACTATCTTGAAATTTTCAGATGTCCGCAAATacaatattgataaatattccTGAGATGCGTAAAGTGTAAGTACAAAACTTAAGTCCTATGTAAGACGAAGCTGTAACAATCCTTTCACAACTCAAGCTTACACGGAGAGAATATTGCAATCGATTAGCAATGTGCTGCTCATTGATTGCCTTCGATGCGGGGAGAGCAgccattttttttacatctCCGTCAATGCAAATGTCCTGTTAACACAGaatcaatagaaaaatctTCCCAAATAAAACagtgaattaaaaagaaaaacaaacaaacaaacaaacaaaaagaagcaTTTGAACCTCCTGATCTGTATCGAAGTCCAGCTCCAATCTGCCGTCTCCATTATACCACAAATTATAGATGATTACTTTTGTGCCATGAGATCCGATATCATTAAACTGCCATCAGAGTGAAATAGGTTAAAAAATGGGCATCAAAATTGGTTTGTACAGAACAGTTAAAATATGCTTtgcataataaaatgtgttaAATGGCAGGGTAATTCAGCATGCCTTGCACTTAACTTGCAAAACGTTAGAACAAATGCATATGCAACTATAGTAATTTCATAATTTGGAATTTTCACATCTTCACAAGAGTTAAGCAAAACATGACTTTTTTCTCCTAAAAAGGTAGTGAACGTAAAAGACTCAGAGATTGGAACTTAGGTGTTGTCATGACAGCAATATTGTTTTACGTATCTTATTCAGTCACTTTGGAGGTCTCGGAATAATGGATGGATAGCTTTGGAATCAAATGGCGCAGTGAGGGGCATACTGATCACCTAAGAAGCATGGACACGGACACGATAGGACACGGCGATACaccaatttctaaaataataggATACGGACACGTTAGGGATACgctcttttttaaaatcaatttttttttataatatatgtaaatttgtcACAAAATACTAAACATTCTTCATTTCctcacaaagaaaaaaaaaactaaatgttcttcactaaaaaaaaacataaaatgtcaTTGTGTCATTGACCACAAGATGGGGATGAAAGAAGTGAGGGAGAGTGCACAACAAGGAGATTTGAGGGTTATGTTAATCTGtatataatacttttatattttgtgtctTTATTAAAGTAACTGGACTTGGGCTTCACCGAATATACATATTAATAACGCTAAAGTAAGTGGGCTTGGGCTTCACCTAAAAATTGCAATTGGGAGTGTCCGGACGTGTCTGAAACGTGTCCggacaattaaaaaaaaaaaataggacaCGGTGTTTGGCGTATTGGACACGTGTCCCCAACGTGTCCGGACGAATTCGTGTCCTCCAAGTTTCCGACACCGATACCACCTCTAATATGAAGTGTCCGTGCTTCTTAGCTGATCACCGAAAGTCCTCAAAGATTTCTCCCCAACATAGAACAATGGAATCCTATCACAGAACAGGCAAGAAACCTTGAAGTACCCTTCACGGAAGAGGAAATTCACAAGGCTATTCAGGACCTAGGTAATAACAAATCTCCCAGACCAGATGGTTTCTCTGCtgaatttttcaagaaaaattggaCAATCCTCAAAAACGACATTTTAAAggtatttcaaaattttcaaagatcTGGAATTATCAATACCGAAACATATATTTGTCTCATTCCAAAAAAGGTTGATGCACAAAAAGTGGGAGATAACAGACCTATCAGCTTGATTCCATGTCTATACAAAACCATTGCAAGAGTCCTTTCAGATAGGTTCGAAAAAGTTCTTCCACACACCATCCCAAAATATCAATCAGAACTTGTTGAAGACCGACAAATTCAAGATGCATCACGATTGCTGATGAGATTATCTCAAATATGCTATAACCAAAGGAAACAAGGAATTGTGATATAGAAAATGCGTTTGACAAGGTTGATTGAGGCTTCTTAAATATGATCCTAAAAATCAAAGGTTTCAGAAATCTTTGGAGTAAATGGATAAAAGGTTGCATCTCCACAACAAACTTCTCAATCATTATCAATGGCCAACCAAGGGGTAAAATCAAAGCTACCAGATGGCTCAGAAAAGGAGATCCGCTCTCACCATTCTTTGTCATTGTTATGGATTATTACAGTAGAATGATGATTGAAGCACATGATCATGACTGTATCAAAGCTTTCTATGTTGGAAGAAATTTACTACCAATCCATCTCCTCTTCGCAAACAACACCATCCTCTTTACAGAAAATGATTTGAACTCGATCAAAAATCTCTTTAGCcttgttaaaatatttgaggATGCATCAGTATTAAACACCAATCACCAAAAATCCGAACTGGTGAGTACCAATATGACTAAGGCAGACATTAGATCAATTGCTACATCCCATGGCTGGCTGCAAGGTTGGTCAATGGCAGGGTACATATCTAGGTCTTCCTCTGTTTGACAAACCCCGTACAATCACTTGTTGAAATCCTGTTATTGAGAAGATTGAGAAAATATTACATTCATGGAACCACTCCAATATCTCCAAGGGTGGCCAGCTTACCCTCCTCCAAGTCACTTTGTCTAGCCTTCCTACATACTACCTATCACTTTAAGAAATGACATCTAAGGTGATTTCTAAAATCGAAAGATTATACAGGTCTTTTATGTGGAAAGGTGGCACTCACAACGTCAAATGGGATAAGGTTAGCAAACCTCGTTCCCATGGGAGTTTGGGAATCCAAAGCATTGAACACGAAAACAAGGCTCTCCTTGCAAAATGGATTTGGCGATATGATCATGAAGAAAATGCCTTTggaaaccatttttttttcttgaaacggagacaagcctcttaaatcattattaataaaagagctaagctcaaagtacaagagtattatactaagagcaagaaaaaagttcaaaacaaatCATTATGGCCAAATGTGGGGCGATTTCCCCACCATTGGCCCAAACTCATATTTCAGCAACACAGTCAAAGGACCATGAAGATCCATCCTTCAACACCTTGACCTCATAAAGGATAGAGTCAATCAAAGtgggaaatggaaaaaacacCTCCTTTTGGAATGATTGTTGGATTGGTAATGCCTCCCTCCCTACCCTCTTTCCTCCCTTGTACAACTTGACTACAAAAAAACCAGCTACTGAGAACAACTTTTGGGAAGATAAACATGAATGGAACATCTCTTATAGGAGAAActtgaaagagaaagaatttGAAGATTGGTTGGCTTTGATGAATCTCCTATCCACTGTCAATCCAACTACTTCTAGAGACAAATGGACTTGGAAACTCGACAAATGGGATCTCCACCTCCAAATCATTGGCAATGGATTTGGACACAAAAGATGAGGAAACaaactcttctcttttcaatgCCACTTGGACCGACGTCTACCCAAAAAAGGCTAAATTCTTTTTGTGGGAAATTGGAAACAACGCTATCAATACAACTGATAAAATCCACAAGCGCCACCCACACATTTCCCTTTTGCCCCAATGCTGCCACCTTTCCTTCTCAGATTATCAGACCCCAACCATCTTTTCTTCCATTGCCATTTTGTTAAACGACTTTGAAAGGAAATCACCATCTCCTTTGGTTGGTCAACACCTCCCCATATGAAATTCAAAGCATTCTCACATACACGCTCATGTGGGCACCCTAAATCATATAGTATCATTTCATTTGTGCTTTCCTATGGACtatctgaaaagaaaaaaacaaccatactttcaaagaaaaagaaaggtccTATGACACAATATAGGAACTTACTATCTACCTAGCCATGACTTGGTgtaaatgtactttttttaatgcatttgATCTCACTTCTCTTATAACCAATTGGAGAAATCTGTTGTAACTCCTTTGGGTTTGGGCTCTTGCCCACCCCTCCCCGATACTTCCACATACATCAATGAAAGatatttcttataataaaaacttaGTTAAGCAGTCCAAAGTGCACCTACTAATCCCTGTTTTTTAGAATACTCTTGTATATTCCTCTGGTACTTTGAGCTTTTgtctcaatttatttattaatgaagaatcatttccttttcaaaaaaaatccTAGTTTTCTCAACAGAAAGAGAGAGTGGAGATGAAACTAAGTTACATTCCTTTCTGAGGCTAATTTTGGTTCTGCAGCAACCAGAACACAATTAATGTCAAAAGGAGGTTGGTTGAACACATCTTACTTGCTTAAGAAGTTCAGACTCAGATGAGTACGGAGACCACTGTAGAAGTATGGAAAGGTTAGATGTAAAACGTTCCCTCCCATGcaatatttccattttgcCACTTGATGTGTTATATTGATAATCTACCTGCAGTACAAACATGAAACATTAATACGCCATTGCATTAAAAAAGTGAGATCCAACAAGAGAAGGATAACAAAACCAGCACCATATTTGAAGAAGTGCATAGGGTGAGGAATCTCCACAGGCAgtaaaataattctaaaaaagtatcttaaaagaaaagaaaagaaaaaagccaATATGCACAACCTAGACATTAGACAGgaacaaatttaaatcaaaaagCAAGGCTAAGTGGggttatatttttcaaaagagaatGTAATCACACAAAACGGTTCTACACAGAAAAGATGAACAGATTTCTATCAAGATGtgaaaaaacttgtttttggtTTAATCATTAGCATAGCTGGTCACCAACCTTGAGCTATCAATAACGTggcaaaataaataagagcAGAATGTAATTGCAATAGATCACCAGCTTGAGAATAAGGTAATTTTCTGTTTAGACTTCATCTAACCACATTTTAGGAAGCAAAAGTGTTATCCCATGCGTTTGTCCATGTTAATACTAGTGATAGATTATGTCCCCACTCAAAGTCCACTCAAAAGGATGAGATCGTTTCTTTTGTGGGCTGGTTTTTTTTATGCCtttgtatt
This genomic interval carries:
- the LOC101206362 gene encoding protein MICRORCHIDIA 6 — translated: MKSTDIVDLSSDDEEGLNLKAVKLEPEVDGGVVLPKEHTKKNTVKHEDLNTEFVSQGFDENRSPNVWSAGQSSSSILDQVPSPADDSGLTSPSPLCPAPVCRQFWKAGNYNDGVASTVTVQSSKGHLHVHPMFLHSNATSHKWAFGAVAELLDNAVDEIPNGATFVNVDKILNARDGSPALLIQDDGGGMDPKAMRRCMSFGFSDKKSKSAIGQYGNGFKTSTMRLGADVIVFSRHVNNRSRVSTQSIGLLSYTFLTRSGYNRIVVPMVDYQYNTSSGKMEILHGRERFTSNLSILLQWSPYSSESELLKQFNDIGSHGTKVIIYNLWYNGDGRLELDFDTDQEDICIDGDVKKMAALPASKAINEQHIANRLQYSLREYLSILYLRTSENFKIVLRGRVVLHHNLADDLKYIQYILYKPHSGGHVEGVVVTTIGFLKEAPDVNIHGFNVYHKNRLILPFWRVVSYSESRGRGVVGILEANFIEPTHNKQDFERTPVLQKLEARLKDMTWEYWDCHCGLVGYQVRKQFRVTTPSKTPFNIRVPAGKEHPQMLNQRVPLEHPQMMNQRVPFAVTETNGRPEQFTLETPGKSREGVCMKRKADVLIEDEQSGSARHQNNQQGNILLEQNTKLRVNCSEYEKREEELNLKATQLRSNIQEVELEIKRLLDELKSLEAVKVE